In Vanessa cardui chromosome 28, ilVanCard2.1, whole genome shotgun sequence, one genomic interval encodes:
- the LOC124541644 gene encoding phenoloxidase-activating factor 2-like isoform X1, translating into MQRLILTLGILALVWAAPQDMSSGDLDSVLEQIFGKPAQKASTESSAGNKNQPSTIVPPVKKTEETASTACKTDDGLDGECVHYYLCNSNNSIITDGVGVIDIRVQGDKCASYLDVCCIPPDTRQPDNPITPAPDTQPQRDGCGWRNPDGVGFRITGDNDGEAKFGEFPWMVAILNTNYVDPRIEPVNDNDPDGQKLNVYVGGGSLIHPSVVLTAAHYVAVSKTLRVRAGEWDTQTTREIYSYQDRDVSSTVVHKDFNKNNLFYDIALLFLASPLEMAPNVGIVCLPPPRQRVPGGTPCLASGWGKDKFGKEGRYQVILKRVELPVVERRQCQTALRNTRLGHFFELHSSFMCAGGGPNRDTCKGDGGSPLVCPIEGEKDRYMQSGIVAWGIGCGDDGTPGVYVDVSNLRNWIDDKMAGKGFDPKIYTA; encoded by the exons ATGCAGAGATTAATATTGACGCTCGGTATCCTGGCGCTGGTGTGGGCCGCCCCCCAGGACATGTCCTCGGGCGACTTAGACTCGGTACTGGAACAGATCTTCGGCAAGCCAGCCCAGAAGGCGTCCACGGAGAGCAGCGCCGGTAACAAAAACCAACCATCAACCATTGTGCCACCTGTAAAAA AGACTGAGGAAACTGCGAGCACGGCGTGTAAGACGGACGACGGCTTAGACGGCGAATGCGTCCATTATTACCTTTGCAACAGCAACAATTCCATCATCACAGACGGTGTCGGCGTTATCGATATTAG GGTCCAAGGAGACAAGTGTGCTTCGTACTTGGACGTGTGCTGCATCCCCCCGGACACGAGGCAGCCGGACAACCCCATCACCCCGGCACCAGACACACAGCCTCAG cgTGATGGCTGTGGGTGGAGGAACCCAGACGGCGTTGGGTTCCGCATCACGGGAGATAACGACGGCGAAGCTAAGTTCGGCGAGTTTCCCTGGATGGTCGCCATTCTTAA CACGAACTATGTCGATCCTAGGATCGAGCCGGTGAACGACAACGATCCGGACGGTCAGAAGCTGAACGTGTACGTCGGCGGCGGTTCCCTGATCCACCCCAGCGTGGTGCTGACCGCAGCTCACTACGTGGCCGTCTCCAAGACCCTCAGGGTCCGAGCGGGAGAGTGGGACACGCAGACCACGAGGGAGATCTACTCGTACCAAGACAGGGACGTCAGCTCTACCGTCGTGCACAAGGACTTCAACAAAA ATAACCTATTCTACGACATCGCGCTGCTGTTCCTGGCGTCGCCGCTGGAGATGGCGCCCAACGTGGGCATCGTGTGCCTGCCGCCGCCGCGCCAGCGCGTGCCCGGCGGGACGCCCTGCCTCGCGTCCGGCTGGGGCAAGGACAAGTTCGGCAAGGAGGGCCGCTACCAGGTCATCCTCAAGCGG GTGGAGCTGCCTGTGGTGGAGCGGCGCCAGTGCCAGACGGCGCTGAGGAACACTCGCCTCGGACACTTCTTCGAGCTGCATTCCTCGTTCATGTGCGCGGGCGGCGGGCCCAACCGGGACACCTGCAAGGGCGACGGCGGCTCCCCGCTCGTCTGCCCCATAGAG GGTGAAAAGGACAGATATATGCAGAGCGGTATCGTCGCGTGGGGCATCGGCTGTGGCGACGACGGCACCCCCGGGGTGTATGTGGACGTATCCAACCTGCGCAACTGGATCGACGACAAGATGGCGGGCAAGGGCTTCGACCCTAAGATCTACACCGCTTGA
- the LOC124541644 gene encoding phenoloxidase-activating factor 2-like isoform X2, whose product MQRLILTLGILALVWAAPQDMSSGDLDSVLEQIFGKPAQKASTESSAGNKNQPSTIVPPVKKTEETASTACKTDDGLDGECVHYYLCNSNNSIITDGVGVIDIRVQGDKCASYLDVCCIPPDTRQPDNPITPAPDTQPQRDGCGWRNPDGVGFRITGDNDGEAKFGEFPWMVAILKIEPVNDNDPDGQKLNVYVGGGSLIHPSVVLTAAHYVAVSKTLRVRAGEWDTQTTREIYSYQDRDVSSTVVHKDFNKNNLFYDIALLFLASPLEMAPNVGIVCLPPPRQRVPGGTPCLASGWGKDKFGKEGRYQVILKRVELPVVERRQCQTALRNTRLGHFFELHSSFMCAGGGPNRDTCKGDGGSPLVCPIEGEKDRYMQSGIVAWGIGCGDDGTPGVYVDVSNLRNWIDDKMAGKGFDPKIYTA is encoded by the exons ATGCAGAGATTAATATTGACGCTCGGTATCCTGGCGCTGGTGTGGGCCGCCCCCCAGGACATGTCCTCGGGCGACTTAGACTCGGTACTGGAACAGATCTTCGGCAAGCCAGCCCAGAAGGCGTCCACGGAGAGCAGCGCCGGTAACAAAAACCAACCATCAACCATTGTGCCACCTGTAAAAA AGACTGAGGAAACTGCGAGCACGGCGTGTAAGACGGACGACGGCTTAGACGGCGAATGCGTCCATTATTACCTTTGCAACAGCAACAATTCCATCATCACAGACGGTGTCGGCGTTATCGATATTAG GGTCCAAGGAGACAAGTGTGCTTCGTACTTGGACGTGTGCTGCATCCCCCCGGACACGAGGCAGCCGGACAACCCCATCACCCCGGCACCAGACACACAGCCTCAG cgTGATGGCTGTGGGTGGAGGAACCCAGACGGCGTTGGGTTCCGCATCACGGGAGATAACGACGGCGAAGCTAAGTTCGGCGAGTTTCCCTGGATGGTCGCCATTCTTAA GATCGAGCCGGTGAACGACAACGATCCGGACGGTCAGAAGCTGAACGTGTACGTCGGCGGCGGTTCCCTGATCCACCCCAGCGTGGTGCTGACCGCAGCTCACTACGTGGCCGTCTCCAAGACCCTCAGGGTCCGAGCGGGAGAGTGGGACACGCAGACCACGAGGGAGATCTACTCGTACCAAGACAGGGACGTCAGCTCTACCGTCGTGCACAAGGACTTCAACAAAA ATAACCTATTCTACGACATCGCGCTGCTGTTCCTGGCGTCGCCGCTGGAGATGGCGCCCAACGTGGGCATCGTGTGCCTGCCGCCGCCGCGCCAGCGCGTGCCCGGCGGGACGCCCTGCCTCGCGTCCGGCTGGGGCAAGGACAAGTTCGGCAAGGAGGGCCGCTACCAGGTCATCCTCAAGCGG GTGGAGCTGCCTGTGGTGGAGCGGCGCCAGTGCCAGACGGCGCTGAGGAACACTCGCCTCGGACACTTCTTCGAGCTGCATTCCTCGTTCATGTGCGCGGGCGGCGGGCCCAACCGGGACACCTGCAAGGGCGACGGCGGCTCCCCGCTCGTCTGCCCCATAGAG GGTGAAAAGGACAGATATATGCAGAGCGGTATCGTCGCGTGGGGCATCGGCTGTGGCGACGACGGCACCCCCGGGGTGTATGTGGACGTATCCAACCTGCGCAACTGGATCGACGACAAGATGGCGGGCAAGGGCTTCGACCCTAAGATCTACACCGCTTGA